One stretch of Zingiber officinale cultivar Zhangliang chromosome 6B, Zo_v1.1, whole genome shotgun sequence DNA includes these proteins:
- the LOC121988951 gene encoding inactive protein kinase SELMODRAFT_444075-like codes for MTIEEAGKRKMSKKDETFEQEHKMEEDDGGVAGKTVVVGVRTDPQSRELLTWALVKAAATGDRVVALHVLHSSQDPGDRPAAVFSIAKDLDGMLTAYEGFCNLQQIDLKLKICKGSSIRKVLVSEAISFSASMLILGVNKNSHAAMSPSISVAKFCAKRLQSNCSVVALNEGKIVFQREAADNSKSQRKSGKPSMINRDESYELFCLLPMVGQRRLIEKDSDTASILKDQLNGCRTRDKNSLSTVGVSPRNSCSICAPENDAASSNELKNGGQSALVPLKKSEVPPSNSMTAVAKDLPEAWHGWSLLKRSVLTFQWAKRLPSRQTSVHPDCKSKKLDGDARVKFEGENGEIVRVQGDSPPPICLVTDAEGRLHEELQTLQEKYSSVCRLFSHEDLVQATSNFSQENLIGKGGSSIVYKGHLSDGKELAVKLLKPSEDALKEFISEIEIITSLNHKNIISLLGFCFENNGLILVYDYVSQGSLEDLLHGENANKHVLSWAERYKVAVGVAEALDYLHGGGSTEPVIHRDVKSSNILLSEDFEPQLSDFGLAKWSSASTSQPICDDVAGTFGYLAPEYILFGKVDEKIDVYAYGVVLLELLTGRKPISAGCPKGQESLVLWAKPILQDGDVKKIIDPCLKNDFDSTQVERTILAASLCVRRHHSARPQISLVLKLLQGDNEVVECARAEVSSHFDVEGDEIFNLESDIRSHLTLALLDVDNGTNSVSSTASTSVENYLQWTWSRSD; via the exons ATGACCATAGAAGAAGCTGGGAAGAGGAAGATGAGCAAGAAAGATGAGACCTTTGAGCAAGAGCATAAGATGGAAGAGGATGATGGAGGCGTAGCGGGGAAGACGGTGGTGGTCGGTGTTAGGACGGACCCGCAGAGCCGAGAACTCCTCACGTGGGCGCTCGTCAAGGCTGCCGCCACCGGCGACCGTGTTGTCGCTCTCCACGTCCTGCACTCTTCCCAAGATCCTGGCGATCGACCCGCCGCTGTGTTCTCGATCGCTAAGGATCTGGACGGCATGCTCACGGCCTACGAGGGCTTCTGCAATCTTCAGCAG ATCGACCTAAAGCTGAAAATTTGCAAGGGCTCGTCCATTCGAAAGGTTTTGGTGAGCGAAGCGATATCTTTTTCTGCGTCGATGCTCATCCTTGGGGTCAACAAGAACAGCCACGCCGCGAT GTCTCCTTCCATCTCTGTTGCTAAATTTTGTGCCAAAAGGCTGCAAAGCAATTGCTCTGTGGTTGCATTGAACGAGGGGAAGATTGTTTTCCAGAGAGAAGCTGCAG ATAACAGCAAGTCTCAGAGAAAGTCGGGTAAACCAAGTATGATTAACCGTGATGAGAGCTACGAATTGTTCTGTCTCTTGCCGATGGTTGGGCAGAGGAGGCTGATTGAAAAAGACTCGGACACTGCTTCTATTCTAAAAGATCAGTTGAATGGCTGTAGAACTCGTGATAAGAACAGTTTATCCACTGTCGGTGTATCACCTAGAAATAGTTGTTCAATTTGCGCACCTGAAAATGATGCTGCTTCTTCAAATGAGTTGAAGAACGGAGGACAATCGGCCTTAGTTCCATTAAAGAAATCTGAAGTCCCTCCAAGCAACTCTATGACAGCTGTGGCTAAAGATTTACCGGAAGCCTGGCATGGTTGGTCTTTGCTGAAAAGGTCGGTCTTAACCTTCCAATGGGCAAAGAGGTTACCAAGCCGACAGACTTCTGTCCATCCCGATTGTAAGTCAAAGAAGTTAGATGGAGATGCGAGAGTCAAATTTGAAGGAGAAAATGGAGAAATTGTTCGAGTTCAAGGTGATTCACCACCACCCATTTGTCTTGTCACAGACGCTGAAGGTAGGTTGCATGAGGAGTTGCAGACGCTTCAAGAGAAATATTCATCTGTTTGTAGACTATTCAGCCACGAGGATCTTGTGCAAGCGACATCCAATTTTTCTCAAG AGAATTTGATTGGAAAGGGTGGTAGTAGCATTGTGTACAAAGGCCATCTTTCAGATGGAAAAGAATTGGCTGTAAAGCTTTTGAAACCATCTGAAGATGCATTGAAAGAGTTTATTTCAGAGATTGAGATCATCACCTCTCTGAATCACAAGAACATTATCTCACTACTTGGGTTTTGCTTTGAGAATAATGGACTGATATTGGTCTATGACTATGTATCACAAGGTAGCTTAGAGGATCTCCTTCATG GTGAGAATGCAAACAAGCATGTCCTCAGTTGGGCTGAAAGATACAAGGTAGCAGTAGGTGTTGCAGAGGCACTTGATTATTTACATGGAGGTGGTAGTACTGAACCTGTGATTCATCGGGATGTGAAGTCCTCAAACATCCTTCTCTCTGAGGATTTTGAACCACAG TTATCAGATTTTGGATTGGCAAAATGGTCATCAGCTTCAACATCACAACCAATCTGTGATGATGTTGCAGGAACTTTTGG GTACTTAGCTCCTGAATACATTTTGTTTGGGAAAGTTGATGAAAAAATTGATGTCTATGCATATGGAGTTGTGCTTCTTGAGCTCCTTACAGGGAGGAAGCCCATCAGTGCAGGTTGTCCCAAAGGCCAAGAGAGCCTTGTCTTGTGG GCAAAGCCAATCTTACAAGATGGAGATGTTAAGAAGATAATAGATCCATGCTTAAAAAATGATTTCGATAGTACTCAAGTGGAAAGGACGATCCTAGCTGCTTCCCTTTGTGTAAGGCGGCATCACAGTGCACGACCTCAAATATCACTT GTTCTGAAACTGCTCCAGGGAGACAATGAAGTTGTTGAATGTGCAAGAGCCGAAGTCAGTTCTCATTTTGATGTGGAAGGTGATGAAATATTCAACCTCGAATCTGACATTCGATCCCATCTTACTCTAGCGCTGCTTGATGTTGACAATGGCACGAACTCAGTTAGCAGTACTGCAAGCACTTCTGTGGAAAACTACTTACAATGGACATGGAGCCGTTCGGACTAA